In Desmospora profundinema, the genomic stretch ATTCATGAGATCTATGCTCCGGGCTGGTACTGGTTGACGGTTCATGATCGACAGGCGACCAAGGACCAGGCGATTCAAGTGTTGTTGGAATCGGAGGGATTGTCCCGGAAGGAGTTGACCGTGTTTGGGGACCAGGCCAACGACCTTCCCATGTTCCGGCTGGCGGGCCGGGCGATTGCCGTCTCCAATGCCTGGGAACCCTTGAAAAAAGCAGCCACTCACGTGATCGGACATCATCGCGATGACAGTGTGGTTCGTTATCTGGTGAAGCATGCTCCACTAAAAGCGACTTCAGGTGCGGGCTGACTCCTGGACTTCACAAATCCGGCTGAAACGAGTATGATCAAAGGTGACGAAAACAAAAGGAGGATTGTTCCCACTCGACATGAGAAAAGACCGCTAATCTCTCACCCAAACCGATACGGTGGCGGGATCGCCTGTTCGAGGCGAAAGCGGTCGGGAGCAGTCTGTCCTTTTTCGGACAAACGAACAACCGGGGGAAGATCGGATTTTGTCAGTGAAGTGTGTCTGATGCGGGATCGATCAGATACAGATGCTGAGCGAAATAGTACCGTCTTCCGGCCCTTTTGCATCCGCACAGGCGAAAAACGCCTGTGTTTTTATTTGGAGCAAAGGGAGTGTGGTTCGATGTTTGTGGTAAAAGCGGCGGGGCTGAAAGTGGAAGCGGGTGGACGGATATTGTTTGAGGATGGGGATATCCAGGTGCGCCCGGGGGAAAAAGTGGCCCTGATCGGAGCCAACGGTGTGGGCAAAACGACCCTGTTGAAGGTATTGGCAGGGGTGATCACGCCCGACGGGGGCACCGTCAACCGGTCGGTTTCCGTAGACCGCTGGGGAATCCTAAACCAACAGGAAACGTTCCCTTCTTCCATAACAGCAGGAGATTACGTCCGCTCGGGGCACCCGAGGCTGTTTCGGCTTTACCGGGAGTTGCGGCAGGCGGAGCGAAGCTTGGAACAGGATGCGGGTGAAAAGTTGGAGGCTCGGATTGCCCGCTACGGAGCCTGCCAGGAAGCGTATCAGAATGCGGGCGGTTACGAATGGGAAGTGGAAGTGCTGCGGACAATGAAACACCTGGGGCTGACACCGGGTGTATCCGACACTTCCATGGAACAGCTCAGCGGGGGTCAGAAGACGAGGGCCCAGTTGGCGCAGCTTATGGTGAAGCGTCCGGAGTTCCTGTTATTGGACGAACCGACCAACCATTTGGATCGATCCACATTGGAGTGGTTGGAGACGTGGTTGTCGGGGTGGAATGGCGCGGCGCTGTTTGTATCCCATGACCGTTGGTTTATCGATCGGGTGGCCGATGTTACGGTGGAACTGTCCAAAACCGGGACCCGCGCTATCCGGGGCGGATACAGCCGCTTTACCGAACACCGGGATCAGGAGCGGAAAGCGCAGGAAGCCTTGTGGCGGAAGCAAGAACAGGAAAAGAAAAAGCTGGAGGAGTCGATCCGTCGATACCAGACCTGGTTTCACCGGGCCCATGCCGCCGCCGGGGAACGCAATCCGTTTTTGAAGAAAAAGGCGCAAAAAAATCAAACCCGCTCCAAAGCGAAGGAGGAAGCATTAAGGCGGTTGGAGGAAAACCGGGTGGAGCGACCCCGGGAGAACCCCCGCGTTCAGGTGCGGCTAAACGCTGCTCCCATCGAGGGGCGACACCTGCTGACGGTGACGGATCTCGCCTTTGGATACGGGGAGAAAGCGTTGCTGGACGGAATCGATTTTGATATTCGTCCCGGAGATCGGCTGGCCTTGACGGGAGCCAACGGGAGCGGCAAAACTACCTTGTTGAAACTATTGACCGGCGAGCTTCACTCGCAACGGGGGGAAGTGCGCCGCCATCCGGAACTGCGGATCGGCTACTTTGCCCAGGAGCTGGAGATCCTCGATCCACAGGAGACGATCTTGGACAGTTTGCTGCGCCTTCCCGGCATGACCCGCACCGAAGCCCGCAACATTCTGGCGTCGTTTTTGTTCCGAGCGGACTCGGTTTTTCAACGAATCGGCTCCCTCAGTATGGGAGAGCGCTGTCGGGTGGCATTTGTACGCCTGTACTTTTCCCGCGCCAACCTCCTGATTTTGGACGAACCGACGAACTACCTGGACATTCCCACCCGGGAACGGATCGAAGAAGCCTTGGCCCACTATCCCGGATCGATGGTGTTGGTTTCCCACGACCGTTTTTTGCTTTCGCTTATCGCCAACCGTGTCGCCTCTTTGGAAAACGGTCGCCTGGCGTTGTTTGAGGAGGGCTATCACGCTTACCTGGAACGGAAGCGGCAAGCCACCGCCCGTTCCCATACCGACCCAGACCGGATCCGAATGCTGGAACTTCGTCTCACCCAACTGATGGGTGCGGAAGAGCCGGAAGATGAGGGAGTACGGCAACAGCTGATGGCAGAGATTCGAAAAATCCGGTCGGAGCTGGATCAGTGGAAGGGACGGGGGAAGGAAGAGTAGAAAGAGAAAAAGGATATCATTTTAATCAGGGGGGAAACGTGTGTCCAGTCCCATTCAAAACAAAATCGGTGCGACCTTTATCCCCGTAAGCGACTTGGAACGAGCGAGAGATTGGTACTGTGAGATTTTGGGCTTGGAGCCGGACGGAGAGATCCAATACGGGCATCTGTATGTGATTCCGTTACAAGGGGGAAATGGCTTGGTCCTGGACAGCAAGATTTATCCCCAGCGATCCCCGGGCACAGCCCCTCTCTTCCATTTCAATACGGATGACATCGAAGAGGCGTATGCGTTTCTGAAAGGCAAGAATGTGGAGATCACCACCGGTATCCAAAACGGACACTGGTTCAACTTCAAAGATCCCGACGGCAACATGTTGATGGCCTGTAAATGTTGAATCGGCTAAAAATCCCCGGCTGCGATTTGGTCAGCCGGGGATTTTCTCTTGCCGCTAGATCATTTCATCGACAAGCTCCAAGTAGAGAGAGTGATTTTCCTGTTTCCAGAAGTCGGGCAGGCGGAGCAAGGTCATGTATTCCATCTTTCGATAGCCGTGTTGCTTTGCCAAGGACAGGACGCGTTCATAAAAGGATTGGGCCTTTTTGTCGTCTCCCTTGTTTCGATAAAGATCGCCCATAATGATCAAGGATCGGATCAATCGGGGGGCGTCATTGGCCTGCTCACTGATTTGAATCGCTTTCTGCAGCATCTGTTCCGCTTGATCGAGGTCGTTCTGAGAGAGATATAACACTCCGAGACGGCTGTAGACGGTGGTGGTTTTGGCAGGAGGGGTAATCTTGTCGACCAGATCCAGTGCGGCCATGAAGCAATCCCTTGCCCAGGCCAGCTCTTTTTTGGTTAAGTATACGCTGCCCAATACACTCCACAAATCGAACATTAAGGAATGGTTTTTGTTTAATCTGGCAATTTCCAACCCCTCGTAACTGTATCGAATCGCCTCCTCAAATAAGTGGCTTTTTCGTGCCAGTTCGGCACGCAGCCAGTAGAAAGTTAAGAGAACACTATTGCTAACGATTTCATTCTTTCGTTCCCATATGGATAATACAACTTGTAAACTTTCACTCACCCTGCCTAAGCGTTCAAGATAGATGGCAATATTCATATGGAGTATAAACTCCAAGTACTTTCTTGCTCCGTGAGGATTAAATACCGCCAGCGCTTTACGGGTATGATCCAATGCGATATTCAGATTATTGGTTCGATAGTTACAAAAGCCCAACTCCAGATAAGTGGCTGCTTCTGTATTTAATTCCCGATGCAAAGGATTGGAAGAAGATAGATGAATCGCTTTTCGCAGGTGGCGTTCCGCTTTGTCCCATTGATTCATATATGCATGACACTTTCCTCTCAGATAATAAACGGTGGCACCGTATACATGATGATCGTCCACTCCCAACTCGTTCAACAGTTTTAACGCTTTTTCCGGATTGCCGGCCCCTCCCAGGCATTCGATATAAAAGAGGCGGTTTTTCAGCCGTTCCAGCTCTTCCTGTTCTTCCGCCAGAAGGCCGGGCAGGTGATCCATCCTAATATTCAGTTTTTGGAGCAGGTAGATGGCCCGTTCGTTGCTGACATGGGGGACGCCGCGTTCAATGTTGCTGATGGTGGCCGGGGAGATGTGTTCGTCTGCCAGGTCTTCCAGTCGGAGGCCGCGCTCTTTACGCGTTTTGCGGATGATTTCACCGACTTCGCTCATGGGCAATGGTTTCATGGCATCGAATCCTCTCTGTTGAGTTCTCCCTAAAATTGTAATCGATGTGGATTCATTTTGGAATCTCTTTAGAATTTAATCCGATATTTAATCGAGAACGGTCGAAAAACGTTTGTGAGACTTTTGAGTTGTGGTAAAATTTTGGCGAAAAAGATTTTCCATAAGACTATCGATCTAGGGCCTGTCTGGTAATTCAATCTTCCGTGAGTAAAAGGGAGGGTCGGTATGGCTGGCGGAGAGCCTTTGCGCTTTTTGCAACGAAACGAAGACAGCCATACCGACCAGGGATCTCGCGCTACGGATTTATCAGACACGCCCTAGTAGACCTGGCGTGGTTGTTTCCGAAGTAGTTGTGGTTGTCTGGTGATGGACGAGGGGTTGTGTCATTGGGAGCTTCCTTTCACACCGATGAAACGAAGGAGATGACAGGTGATGCGTGAAACGACGGACAAATTCCAGGATTTTGAACGGCAACCGGTTCCTTTGTCATTACGGAAACCCTGGTGGACATTGGCATTGGTCTATATCGCCATCGCGGTCAACCTGGCCGCCATTTTGTTGGGGGGGCAGCTGGCCGACAATCTCTCCTTTGCGGAATCGATGGCGGCCACCGTGATCGGGTCGATACTGGTTGCGACGATCGCAGCCCTATGTGCCTATGTCGGGGCAAAAACCCGCTTGTCCACGGCGATGGTGAGTCGTTATACCTTTGGGGAAGTGGGCTCCCGAATCGTCTCCATCCTGTTGGCGACCACCTTGTTTGGATGGTTTGGGGTTCAAGCCGGCTTTTTTGGGGCCAGTGCCCTGGTGGTGGTCCAAAACGTGTTGGGTGTGGAGGTGCCCACCTGGCTTCTTTCGTTGATCGGCGGAGTGTTGATGACCACGACGGCGGTGTTGGGCTACCGGGCGATTGAGAAGTTGAGCCTGATTGCGGTTCCCTTGATGATCGGGCTTCTGATTGGATCGCTCTATTCCGTTTCCAAAGCGCAATCCATCGGCGCGCTGATCGCTGATTCCTCCAACGGCGCCATGACGATCGGGCTGGGGATGTCGCTGGTGGCCGGGGCCTTTATGGTAGGGGCGGTGATCTCGCCGGATATCTCCCGGTGGGCTAAAACCACAAAGGATGCGGTTTTGTCCGCTTTTTTCGGTTTTTTTGTGGGCAATGTGATTATGATCGCGATTGCGGTCATTCTGGCGAAAGCGGTGGGAACAGGGGATCTTATCGAAATCTTCCTGACGTTGGGGCTGGGAACATCCGCCTTGTTGATTCTGATATTCGCCCAGTGGACCACCAACGATAACAATCTGTACTCAGCGGCTCTCGGGTTTTCGGTGGTGATTCGGAACATTCCCAAATGGCACTTGACCATCGGGGCGGGAATCATCGGCACCACGTTGGCGGTGGTGGGGATCTACGATTGGTTTATTCCGTTCCTCTCCCTTTTGACGGTATTGATCGCACCGCTGGGAGGCATTTACACGGCGGAGTATTTCCTGCTCAATAAACACCGGTTTCAATTCTCGTTCATCCAGGAGAAAAAGATTCCTGTCATGATGTGGCGTTCCATGGCGGCTTGGGCGGCGGCATCCGGGATTGCCTTTGCGACCACGCCAGTCGCCGGCGGTGGATTCGGTTGGTTGACTCTCACCACCCTCCCGGCGCTGGACGGATTTTTATCCGCTCTGGTGCTGCAGTACCTGTTGGGTAAAATCGGGAACGCGTCCGAGAAACAGTCCGATATGTCGGCGGCTTCGTGAAAACGGTGGAATCGGACCTGAAATCCGATGGCGGGTTTCGGGTTTCTTTTCAAACAGAATGGAGGAGAGGAATGTTACGGCAGATTGATCCGGAAGCGATTGAACATATCGCAGTAGGTGCGGCTGTCCTGGGAACGGGGGGAGGGGGGGATCCCTTTCTCGGAAAGTTGATGGCCCTGCAGGCGGTGAAGGAACACGGGCCGATCCCCTTGATCAGCGTGGACGAACTGGATGACGACGCATGGATCGTACCGGCTGCCATGATGGGAGCGCCGACGGTGATGCTGGAGAAATTCCCATCGGGAAAAGAATTGGGAATGGTGTTCGACCTGTTGCAACAACATGCGGGCCGGCCGATTGCCGCAACGATGCCGATTGAGATCGGCGGTTTCAACTCCTTGATCCCGGTGGTGGCAGCCGCGCAGCTGGGACTGCCGATCGTGGATGTGGATGCGATGGGCCGGGCATTTCCGGAAATGCAGATGGTCACCTTTTACTTGGATGGAATCAATCCCTCCCCTGCGGTGATGGCGGATGAAAAGGGAAACCGGGTGCTGATGCACACAGTAGACAGTGTATGGGGGGAACGCTTTGCCCGCAGCCTGACCATCCAGATGGGCGGCGCTGCGACACTGGCCGCTTTTTCTGTCACGGGCCGGCAGTTGAAGGAAAGCGGAATTCTCGGAACCTTAACCCAAGCGGAAGCCATCGGTCGGCTGATCACGGAGTCCCAAGGGACCGATGAGGATCCGGTGCGGACGGTGTTGGACCACCTGGGCGGGTTTGAGTTGTTTCAAGGAAAGGTGTCCGATATAAAGCGACGGATGGACACCGGTTTTGTTAGAGGAGAAGCCTTGTTTGAAGGGATAGGGGAGTGGGCAGGCCGACGGATGCAGCTGTATTTTCAAAACGAGCATCTTCTCGCCCTGGAAGGGGGGAAACCCCGGGCGACGACTCCCGATCTAATCGCGGTACTGGACCGGGAAACCGGTTCGCCGATTACAACGGAAGGACTGCGGTATGGAAACCGGGTCAGTGTCACCGCGATTCCTTGTCATCCCAAATGGCGGACCACAGCGGGGATCGAGGCGGTGGGACCTCGTTATTTCGGTTATGAATGTGATTATGTGCCGGTGGAAGAACGACTTCGTACAGAGGGGGCAGCAAGGTGAGTGTTCGGATTGGGATCGACGTGGGGGGAACCAACACCGATGCGGTTATATTGGATGAGGAACTGCGCTGTATCGCCAAAGTGAAAACCGCAACCACTGACGATGTGGAAGAGGGGATCGTGACGGCATTGAGCCGGGTGATCCGGGATGGTGGGGTGGATCCTTCCCGGGTCCAATATGCGATGTTGGGAACCACTCACTGCACCAATGCGGTGGTGGAACGGAAACGGCTCAACCGGGTGGGCGTCATCCGGATCGGGTTGCCGGCGACAGCGGCGATTCAGCCGATGACCGGGTGGCCGTCCGATCTGAAGGCGGCCTTGGGAGAACACGGTTATCTGGTTCCCGGCGGCCACGAGTTTGATGGCCGCATGATCGCTCCCCTGGGAGAGACCGAGATCCGGGCGGCATTAAGGCGGATGGAAGGACAGGTGGACGCGGTGGCGATCACTTCCGTGTTCGCTCCGGTGAGCGACTGCCATGAGCGGGAGGCGGAGGCGATTGTGCGGGCGGAGTGGGGGGATTCGGTTCCCGTATCCCTATCCCATGAAGTAGGCAGTATCGGTCTGGTGGAACGGGAAAACGCCACCATCCTGAATGCAGCCTTAATGCGGACGGCAGAACAAGTGGTGCGCGGATTTCAGCAGGCATTGGAACGGGAGGGGATCCGGGCGCCTCTCTTTCTAGGGCAGAACGACGGTACCCTGATGTCGGCGGACTATGCTCGTCAGTATCCCATCCTGACGATTGCCTGCGGTCCCACCAATTCAATCCGGGGTGCGGCCCATCTGTCCGGCTACAGTGAAGGGCTGGTGGTGGATGTGGGCGGCACCACGACGGACGTCGGCGTATTGGTCAAGGGTTTTCCGCGGGAGTCAGCCGTGGCGGTGGAGATTGGCGGGGTGCGCACCAACTTCCGTATGCCCGATCTGCTGTCGGTGGGGTTGGGCGGCGGAACCGTGGTACGTGGCGGGGCAGGGGCCGTCACGCTGGGACCGGACAGCGTCGGATACCGTCTCCATCAAAAAGCGAGGGTGTTTGGCGGAGATACCTGGACGGCCACGGATGTAGCCGTCGCCGCGGGCCGGATCGATTGGAACGGTCCGCAACTGAAGATGCCCCAAAAGAGCGCGGCGGAGGCCCGTTGGTGCGAAGAAGCGTATCAACGGATGGTGACCACTGTGGAAGAAGCCATCGACCGGATGAAGACCAGTGCGGCACCGGTGCCGGCCATCCTGGTGGGAGGCGGAAGCGTCTTGCTTCCGGATCGACTGGAGGGCGTGTCGGAAGTGATCCGGCATGGGGATTACGATGTGGCCAACGCGATCGGAGCGGCGATCGGTCAGGTGAGCGGACAAGTGGAACGGGTGTATTCGCTGTCGGAGTTGAGCCGTTCCGAAGCGATGGAGCACGCAAAAAAAACGGCAGTGGGGGATGCTGTCAAAGCGGGGGCGGATCCAGCCACGGTAACCATCGTGGACGTGGAGGACGTTCCGTTGGCATACCTGCCGGGCAATGCGGTCCGGATTCGGGTCAAAGCGGCAGGAACCCTTCAGCAGGGATAGCCTCAGTCCCTCCCTCTTCGGTGAATTCCATCTTTTCTCATTCGTTTTGCCAGAAAAAAGCGCGTGGCAAAGGGAAGAAGCGGGAATATGCTGATTATAGAGAGGAATTGCCACAGGGGGAGGGATCAAACGATGACTTGGATCATCGATGGTGTCATCCTGGTGGGCATTCTGGTTGTGTCTGGATACTTTGGAGTGATCACGTACCGGAAGCGGAAGCAGATGAAGCGTTAACGAGAGGAAGAAGGGCCTTGACATCCAGGTGTGTCCCAGGTGATGTCGCGAGGCCAGGGAGCGAAGTGGCCTGCCATCAGGCAGGGCCTTTTTTTGTATTGTAAAACTTTTTTATGGGGTGTATTCTTTCAGAGACTGGTTACGGATCAGACAGAATGGGGAGGGACGGAGATGGAAGAGAGGCAGGCGGAACGGGAACGAAGTCAGTCCGTGCTGGAAAAGCAACGATCCTTTTTCCACTCGGGTCAAACGCGGGATGTGGACTTTCGACTGCGGCAGCTGGACGCCTTGCGGGAGTCGGTGAAACGATGGGAACCTCAGGTGTTGGAAGCGCTCCGTCACGATCTGAACAAATCGGAGATGGAGGCGTATGCCACGGAAGTCGGGATCTTGCTGGAAGAGATCGGCTATACGCGGAAGCGTCTTCGGTCGTGGGTCAAGCCGAAGAAGGTAAAAACATCAAAAATGCTGTTTGGATCCAAAAGTTTGATTTACCCGGAGCCTTATGGGGTCTCGCTGATCATCGCACCGTGGAACTACCCCTTTCAGCTGGCATTGGCTCCGCTGGTAGGGGCGATCGCCGCCGGAAACTGTGCCGTGATCAAACCCTCCGAGTGGACTCCTCATACATCGAAGCTGCTGGCCGAACTGGTGGCAGATACGTTTGCTCCCGAGTATGTCACCGTGGTGGAAGGAGCGGTGGAAACCAGCACAGCCTTGTTGGAGCAGCCCTTTGACACTCTCTTTTTCACCGGCAGTGTTCCTGTGGGACGGATTGTCATGGAAGCCGCTTCTAAAAATCTGATTCCTCTTACGCTGGAGCTGGGAGGCAAAAGCCCGGCCATTGTGTCCGAGGATGCCAACCTTTCGCTGGCGGCCAAGCGGATTGTCTGGGGGAAATATACCAATGCAGGCCAAACCTGTGTCGCACCGGACTATCTTCTGGTTCAGGAAGACATCCGGGAGGAGTTGGTGGAGAAGATCCGGGAGGCGATTACGGCGTTTTACGGTGACAACCCCCTGCAGAATCCCGATTACGGCCGCATCGTCAATCAAAAGCATTTTCAGCGTCTCTCCTCATTTTTAAAGGAGGGAAGGGTGGTCGTGGGCGGAGAATCCGATCCGGAATCGCTGAAGATTGCCCCTACCGTGTTGGATGGAGTGACTTGGAAGGATTCCGTGATGCAAGAGGAGATCTTTGGCCCCATTCTGCCCATCCTACCCTTTCGTCAATTGTCGGAGGTGGTGGAAATGGTAACCCGCCACCCCAAGCCGCTGGCTCTGTATTATTTTTCAGAAGACCGGTCCAAGCAGGAAAAGGTGCTGGAGGAAATCTCCTTCGGCGGGGGATGCATCAATGATACGCTGATGCACTTGGCCAGCCC encodes the following:
- the abc-f gene encoding ribosomal protection-like ABC-F family protein, with amino-acid sequence MFVVKAAGLKVEAGGRILFEDGDIQVRPGEKVALIGANGVGKTTLLKVLAGVITPDGGTVNRSVSVDRWGILNQQETFPSSITAGDYVRSGHPRLFRLYRELRQAERSLEQDAGEKLEARIARYGACQEAYQNAGGYEWEVEVLRTMKHLGLTPGVSDTSMEQLSGGQKTRAQLAQLMVKRPEFLLLDEPTNHLDRSTLEWLETWLSGWNGAALFVSHDRWFIDRVADVTVELSKTGTRAIRGGYSRFTEHRDQERKAQEALWRKQEQEKKKLEESIRRYQTWFHRAHAAAGERNPFLKKKAQKNQTRSKAKEEALRRLEENRVERPRENPRVQVRLNAAPIEGRHLLTVTDLAFGYGEKALLDGIDFDIRPGDRLALTGANGSGKTTLLKLLTGELHSQRGEVRRHPELRIGYFAQELEILDPQETILDSLLRLPGMTRTEARNILASFLFRADSVFQRIGSLSMGERCRVAFVRLYFSRANLLILDEPTNYLDIPTRERIEEALAHYPGSMVLVSHDRFLLSLIANRVASLENGRLALFEEGYHAYLERKRQATARSHTDPDRIRMLELRLTQLMGAEEPEDEGVRQQLMAEIRKIRSELDQWKGRGKEE
- a CDS encoding VOC family protein, which translates into the protein MSSPIQNKIGATFIPVSDLERARDWYCEILGLEPDGEIQYGHLYVIPLQGGNGLVLDSKIYPQRSPGTAPLFHFNTDDIEEAYAFLKGKNVEITTGIQNGHWFNFKDPDGNMLMACKC
- a CDS encoding helix-turn-helix domain-containing protein, whose protein sequence is MKPLPMSEVGEIIRKTRKERGLRLEDLADEHISPATISNIERGVPHVSNERAIYLLQKLNIRMDHLPGLLAEEQEELERLKNRLFYIECLGGAGNPEKALKLLNELGVDDHHVYGATVYYLRGKCHAYMNQWDKAERHLRKAIHLSSSNPLHRELNTEAATYLELGFCNYRTNNLNIALDHTRKALAVFNPHGARKYLEFILHMNIAIYLERLGRVSESLQVVLSIWERKNEIVSNSVLLTFYWLRAELARKSHLFEEAIRYSYEGLEIARLNKNHSLMFDLWSVLGSVYLTKKELAWARDCFMAALDLVDKITPPAKTTTVYSRLGVLYLSQNDLDQAEQMLQKAIQISEQANDAPRLIRSLIIMGDLYRNKGDDKKAQSFYERVLSLAKQHGYRKMEYMTLLRLPDFWKQENHSLYLELVDEMI
- a CDS encoding cytosine permease; the protein is MRETTDKFQDFERQPVPLSLRKPWWTLALVYIAIAVNLAAILLGGQLADNLSFAESMAATVIGSILVATIAALCAYVGAKTRLSTAMVSRYTFGEVGSRIVSILLATTLFGWFGVQAGFFGASALVVVQNVLGVEVPTWLLSLIGGVLMTTTAVLGYRAIEKLSLIAVPLMIGLLIGSLYSVSKAQSIGALIADSSNGAMTIGLGMSLVAGAFMVGAVISPDISRWAKTTKDAVLSAFFGFFVGNVIMIAIAVILAKAVGTGDLIEIFLTLGLGTSALLILIFAQWTTNDNNLYSAALGFSVVIRNIPKWHLTIGAGIIGTTLAVVGIYDWFIPFLSLLTVLIAPLGGIYTAEYFLLNKHRFQFSFIQEKKIPVMMWRSMAAWAAASGIAFATTPVAGGGFGWLTLTTLPALDGFLSALVLQYLLGKIGNASEKQSDMSAAS
- a CDS encoding DUF917 domain-containing protein; the encoded protein is MLRQIDPEAIEHIAVGAAVLGTGGGGDPFLGKLMALQAVKEHGPIPLISVDELDDDAWIVPAAMMGAPTVMLEKFPSGKELGMVFDLLQQHAGRPIAATMPIEIGGFNSLIPVVAAAQLGLPIVDVDAMGRAFPEMQMVTFYLDGINPSPAVMADEKGNRVLMHTVDSVWGERFARSLTIQMGGAATLAAFSVTGRQLKESGILGTLTQAEAIGRLITESQGTDEDPVRTVLDHLGGFELFQGKVSDIKRRMDTGFVRGEALFEGIGEWAGRRMQLYFQNEHLLALEGGKPRATTPDLIAVLDRETGSPITTEGLRYGNRVSVTAIPCHPKWRTTAGIEAVGPRYFGYECDYVPVEERLRTEGAAR
- a CDS encoding hydantoinase/oxoprolinase family protein, whose protein sequence is MSVRIGIDVGGTNTDAVILDEELRCIAKVKTATTDDVEEGIVTALSRVIRDGGVDPSRVQYAMLGTTHCTNAVVERKRLNRVGVIRIGLPATAAIQPMTGWPSDLKAALGEHGYLVPGGHEFDGRMIAPLGETEIRAALRRMEGQVDAVAITSVFAPVSDCHEREAEAIVRAEWGDSVPVSLSHEVGSIGLVERENATILNAALMRTAEQVVRGFQQALEREGIRAPLFLGQNDGTLMSADYARQYPILTIACGPTNSIRGAAHLSGYSEGLVVDVGGTTTDVGVLVKGFPRESAVAVEIGGVRTNFRMPDLLSVGLGGGTVVRGGAGAVTLGPDSVGYRLHQKARVFGGDTWTATDVAVAAGRIDWNGPQLKMPQKSAAEARWCEEAYQRMVTTVEEAIDRMKTSAAPVPAILVGGGSVLLPDRLEGVSEVIRHGDYDVANAIGAAIGQVSGQVERVYSLSELSRSEAMEHAKKTAVGDAVKAGADPATVTIVDVEDVPLAYLPGNAVRIRVKAAGTLQQG
- a CDS encoding aldehyde dehydrogenase, whose amino-acid sequence is MEERQAERERSQSVLEKQRSFFHSGQTRDVDFRLRQLDALRESVKRWEPQVLEALRHDLNKSEMEAYATEVGILLEEIGYTRKRLRSWVKPKKVKTSKMLFGSKSLIYPEPYGVSLIIAPWNYPFQLALAPLVGAIAAGNCAVIKPSEWTPHTSKLLAELVADTFAPEYVTVVEGAVETSTALLEQPFDTLFFTGSVPVGRIVMEAASKNLIPLTLELGGKSPAIVSEDANLSLAAKRIVWGKYTNAGQTCVAPDYLLVQEDIREELVEKIREAITAFYGDNPLQNPDYGRIVNQKHFQRLSSFLKEGRVVVGGESDPESLKIAPTVLDGVTWKDSVMQEEIFGPILPILPFRQLSEVVEMVTRHPKPLALYYFSEDRSKQEKVLEEISFGGGCINDTLMHLASPYLPFGGVGNSGMGSYHGKYSFDCFSHHKSVVKQTTRFDMSFRYPGSKNGLSIFRRIMK